One genomic region from Thermoleptolyngbya sichuanensis A183 encodes:
- a CDS encoding DUF3386 domain-containing protein: MTQTTLDAQSLFRAAYENRYTWDEHFPGFTADVTLTQGGETYTGKVRVNADLSYEVVELSDEAVRESLQGMLWEIVTHRKRSSFEQAHGKNRFSLGNTDETGAVEILVSGDAMGSNYKLRNNEICQVSRVMGGNAFVINHHSSLDTGAGYISTGYDVTFRNAETGEVVRENRVDSTYENFGGYYLLTRQVIHSTQGDTQTTTEFTLSNIELL, from the coding sequence ATGACGCAAACCACGCTAGACGCTCAATCGCTTTTTCGGGCGGCCTACGAGAATCGCTATACCTGGGATGAGCATTTTCCAGGCTTTACGGCTGACGTGACCCTGACTCAGGGCGGCGAAACCTATACAGGCAAGGTGCGGGTAAACGCTGACCTGAGCTATGAGGTCGTCGAACTGTCGGATGAGGCAGTGCGCGAGTCGCTCCAGGGAATGCTCTGGGAAATCGTGACCCACCGCAAGCGCAGCAGCTTTGAGCAGGCCCACGGCAAAAACCGCTTCTCGCTGGGCAACACCGATGAGACGGGTGCGGTTGAAATCCTCGTCAGCGGCGACGCGATGGGGTCAAACTACAAGCTGCGGAACAACGAGATCTGCCAGGTGAGCCGCGTCATGGGGGGTAACGCCTTTGTGATTAACCACCACAGCAGCCTCGACACGGGCGCGGGCTACATCTCGACGGGCTACGACGTGACCTTCCGCAACGCCGAAACGGGTGAAGTTGTGCGCGAGAACCGCGTAGACAGCACCTACGAAAACTTCGGCGGCTATTATCTGCTGACGCGCCAGGTGATTCACTCGACCCAGGGCGATACGCAGACCACGACGGAGTTTACCCTGTCGAACATCGAACTGCTGTAG
- a CDS encoding pyridoxal-phosphate-dependent aminotransferase family protein: protein MDNKLMLMIPGPTPVPESVLLALAKHPIGHRSGEFGTIMAEVTAGLKWLHQTENDVLILTASGTGAMEAGIINFLSPGDRVLVGTNGKFGDRWAQLAEGFGLNVERVTAEWGKALDPEDFRTRLEADTAKDIKAVIVTHSETSTGVLNDLETINRHVKAHGALIIVDAVTSLGATNVPIDEWGLDVVASGSQKGFMLPPGLGFVAVGPKAWEAYATAKIPRFYLDLGKYRKDAAKNTTPFTPPVNMFFALQVALKMMQAEGLENIFARHHRQMNATRAAMKALGLPLFAADGTSSPAITAVAPVGVESEKIRSVMKKKFDIALAGGQDDLKGKIFRVGHLGFVCDRDILTAVGALEATLIELGYDGVTPGAGVAAAAKILNETA, encoded by the coding sequence ATGGACAATAAGCTGATGTTGATGATTCCCGGCCCGACACCTGTGCCGGAGTCGGTGCTGTTGGCGCTGGCAAAGCACCCGATTGGCCACCGCAGCGGCGAGTTTGGCACGATCATGGCGGAGGTGACTGCGGGGCTAAAGTGGCTGCACCAGACCGAGAACGACGTGCTGATCCTGACGGCCAGCGGCACGGGCGCAATGGAAGCGGGGATCATTAACTTTTTGAGTCCGGGCGATCGCGTGTTGGTGGGCACAAACGGCAAATTTGGCGATCGCTGGGCCCAGCTTGCGGAGGGCTTTGGGCTAAACGTGGAGCGCGTCACCGCCGAATGGGGCAAAGCACTAGACCCCGAAGACTTTCGCACCCGCCTAGAAGCCGACACTGCCAAAGACATCAAGGCTGTCATCGTCACCCACAGCGAAACCTCGACGGGCGTGCTGAACGACCTGGAAACCATCAATCGGCACGTCAAGGCCCACGGGGCGCTGATTATCGTAGATGCTGTCACCAGCCTGGGCGCAACCAACGTGCCCATCGACGAATGGGGGCTGGATGTGGTTGCGTCGGGTTCCCAAAAGGGCTTCATGCTGCCGCCAGGATTGGGCTTTGTTGCGGTTGGCCCCAAAGCCTGGGAAGCCTACGCCACGGCCAAGATTCCCCGCTTTTACCTTGATCTGGGCAAATATCGCAAAGACGCGGCAAAAAACACCACGCCCTTCACGCCACCTGTGAATATGTTCTTTGCGCTGCAAGTGGCGCTGAAAATGATGCAGGCAGAGGGGCTGGAAAATATCTTTGCGCGACACCATCGCCAGATGAACGCCACCCGCGCTGCCATGAAAGCCTTGGGGCTGCCGCTGTTTGCCGCCGATGGCACGTCCAGCCCTGCGATTACTGCCGTGGCTCCGGTGGGCGTAGAGTCCGAGAAAATCCGCTCGGTAATGAAGAAGAAATTCGACATTGCGCTGGCTGGCGGACAGGACGACCTGAAGGGCAAGATTTTCCGCGTGGGGCACTTGGGCTTTGTGTGCGATCGCGACATTTTGACGGCCGTGGGTGCGCTAGAAGCCACGCTGATTGAGTTGGGGTACGACGGCGTAACCCCCGGCGCAGGCGTGGCCGCAGCCGCTAAGATCCTAAATGAAACGGCTTAG
- a CDS encoding glycosyltransferase family 4 protein, with product MFLKQKHRVALISVDGDPAAEIGQEEAGGQNVYVRQVGETLAAQGWQVDMFTRRSDPEQPMIVEHQPHCRTIRLVAGPAEFMSRDVLFDYLPEFVEQFLAFQTQEGVEYSLVHTHYWLSSWVGMRLKRQMPSLVQVHTYHSLGAVKYRTLGDLPPIGAKRLMVEKDCLETVDSVVATSPQEREHMRSLVSTQGRIDMIPCGTDISRFGQVTRAEARQQLGFAPEDKIVLYVGRFDPRKGIETLVRAVGESDLRHLPNLKLVIGGGSRPGKSDGLERDRIEGIVQALGLTAITQFPGRLGDTNLHLYYAAADVCVVPSHYEPFGLVPIEAMASHTPVVASNVGGLQYTVVPEVTGLLVPPKDAEAFARAIARILKNPAWRDKLGHAGRQRVELGFSWDSVASRLGQLYLQLIASVAAEVVPIEMEEDAQEVAA from the coding sequence ATGTTTCTGAAGCAGAAGCATCGTGTTGCTCTGATTTCGGTGGACGGAGATCCGGCGGCTGAGATTGGACAGGAAGAGGCAGGCGGGCAAAATGTCTACGTGCGCCAGGTTGGTGAAACACTGGCCGCGCAGGGTTGGCAGGTAGATATGTTTACGCGCCGCAGCGACCCAGAGCAGCCGATGATCGTGGAACACCAGCCCCATTGCCGGACGATTCGGCTGGTGGCTGGCCCGGCAGAGTTTATGAGCCGCGATGTGCTGTTCGACTATTTGCCGGAGTTTGTTGAGCAGTTTCTCGCCTTTCAAACGCAGGAAGGGGTTGAGTATTCGCTCGTTCACACCCACTACTGGCTCTCGTCGTGGGTGGGGATGCGGCTAAAGCGTCAGATGCCGTCGCTGGTGCAGGTGCATACCTACCACTCGCTGGGCGCAGTGAAGTATCGCACACTGGGCGATTTGCCGCCGATTGGCGCGAAACGCCTGATGGTCGAAAAAGACTGCCTGGAAACGGTGGATTCGGTGGTGGCGACCAGTCCCCAAGAGCGAGAACACATGCGATCGCTCGTCTCCACCCAGGGGCGCATCGACATGATTCCCTGCGGCACGGACATTAGCCGCTTTGGCCAAGTCACCCGCGCCGAAGCCCGCCAGCAGCTCGGCTTTGCTCCCGAAGATAAGATCGTGCTGTATGTGGGGCGATTTGACCCGCGCAAGGGCATCGAAACGCTGGTTCGGGCTGTAGGAGAGTCTGATTTGCGGCATCTGCCCAATCTGAAGCTGGTGATTGGCGGCGGCAGTCGCCCCGGCAAAAGTGATGGACTGGAGCGCGATCGCATTGAAGGCATTGTGCAAGCGCTGGGGTTGACCGCCATAACCCAATTCCCCGGCCGCCTGGGTGACACCAACTTGCATCTCTATTACGCGGCGGCGGATGTGTGCGTGGTGCCCAGCCACTATGAACCCTTTGGCCTGGTGCCCATTGAGGCAATGGCCAGCCATACGCCTGTAGTGGCCAGCAATGTGGGTGGGCTGCAATATACCGTTGTCCCCGAAGTCACAGGGCTGCTGGTGCCGCCCAAAGATGCTGAGGCCTTTGCCAGGGCGATCGCCCGCATCCTCAAAAACCCTGCTTGGCGAGACAAGCTGGGCCATGCGGGTCGCCAGCGCGTAGAACTCGGCTTTAGCTGGGACAGCGTTGCATCGCGCCTGGGGCAACTCTATCTGCAACTCATCGCCAGTGTGGCGGCTGAGGTCGTCCCGATAGAGATGGAGGAAGACGCTCAGGAAGTAGCGGCATAG
- a CDS encoding serine/threonine-protein kinase — protein MTCCLNPKCKSPQNPDDAKVCQSCGATLTPLLRGRYRPQHPIGQGGFGRTYLALDEDRLGTRCVVKQFSPQVQGTKSLEKAVRLFNQEAVRLDELGEHPQIPTLLAYFEQDSYLYLVQQFVEGQSLLQEMRQTGAFGERQIREVLADILPVLRFVHQRQVIHRDITPTNILRRQGDRRLVLIDFGVAKQLGDAPVATGTRIGTEGYAPIEQFRSGRAYPASDLYSLGATCIHLMTQVRPDNLYDPLEGRWTWREYLAEKGTLVSEQLAHMLNQMLKDLVSERYQSADEVMRDLNADYFLPTSRPGRSPAPQPSAEPSAAPSPRAAASPQAAAPQRAASPVASPARPSNPPTSAPPTSRPPLVRPTVPQISGWRCIHTLVGHGSWVTSVAVDEAGSVVVSGSLDDTVKVWNLTQGNLLFNLAGHSRDVNAVAVSPDGRTLLSAGDDCLIKAWYLPTGAPLRNLSGHSRDVNALAISPDGQLLISGGEDRTIRLWSLANGAVVKVLPGVLSMIKAIAIGRDGRTFASGGLDNKVRIWSLQTGEQLRLLSGHVSAVNALAFHPDSLTLASGSRDKSVKIWNLQTSELLHNLTDHTREVNALAFSPDGKILFSGSSDATIKLWDVASGRLIDTLVGHGDSVNAIALSGNGRYLASGSSDNTVRVWQH, from the coding sequence ATGACTTGTTGCCTAAATCCCAAGTGTAAAAGCCCCCAGAACCCTGACGATGCAAAGGTGTGTCAGAGTTGTGGAGCCACGCTAACGCCACTCCTGCGGGGACGATATCGACCCCAGCACCCCATCGGACAGGGTGGATTTGGGCGCACCTATCTGGCACTGGATGAGGATCGATTGGGGACGCGCTGCGTGGTGAAGCAGTTTTCGCCGCAGGTGCAGGGCACAAAGTCGCTGGAAAAGGCGGTGCGGCTGTTCAACCAGGAGGCGGTGCGGCTGGATGAACTGGGCGAGCATCCACAAATTCCCACGCTGCTGGCCTATTTTGAGCAGGACAGCTACCTCTATCTGGTGCAGCAGTTTGTCGAGGGACAAAGCCTACTCCAGGAAATGAGGCAGACCGGGGCGTTTGGAGAGCGCCAGATTCGAGAGGTGCTGGCGGATATTCTGCCGGTGCTGCGGTTTGTGCATCAGCGCCAGGTGATCCACCGTGACATTACGCCGACCAATATCCTGCGGCGACAGGGCGATCGCCGTCTGGTGCTAATCGACTTCGGCGTAGCCAAGCAGCTTGGCGATGCGCCCGTCGCCACGGGAACCCGAATCGGCACAGAGGGCTATGCGCCGATCGAGCAGTTTCGCAGCGGTCGCGCCTACCCCGCCAGCGACCTCTACAGCCTAGGGGCGACCTGTATTCATCTGATGACGCAGGTGCGGCCAGATAATCTCTATGACCCGCTGGAGGGCCGCTGGACCTGGCGAGAATATCTAGCAGAAAAGGGCACGCTGGTCAGCGAGCAACTGGCGCACATGCTCAACCAAATGCTGAAGGATCTGGTGTCGGAGCGCTACCAGTCGGCCGATGAGGTGATGCGCGATTTGAATGCTGACTATTTCCTGCCGACGAGCCGACCGGGGCGATCGCCCGCTCCTCAGCCCTCTGCCGAGCCCTCTGCCGCTCCATCACCCCGTGCAGCAGCTTCACCCCAGGCCGCCGCCCCTCAGCGAGCCGCATCTCCGGTCGCCTCGCCTGCCCGCCCGTCCAACCCACCCACCTCTGCGCCGCCCACCTCGCGCCCGCCGCTGGTGCGCCCAACGGTGCCGCAAATCTCTGGCTGGCGCTGTATTCATACTCTGGTAGGGCATGGCTCCTGGGTCACGAGCGTGGCAGTGGACGAAGCGGGGTCGGTCGTGGTCAGCGGCAGCCTAGACGACACGGTAAAGGTGTGGAACCTAACCCAGGGCAACCTGCTGTTTAACCTGGCGGGCCATAGCCGCGATGTCAACGCCGTAGCCGTCAGCCCCGACGGGCGCACCTTGCTGAGCGCGGGCGATGACTGTTTGATTAAAGCCTGGTATTTGCCCACGGGTGCGCCCCTGCGAAACTTATCCGGCCACAGCCGCGATGTGAATGCCCTGGCCATTAGCCCCGATGGGCAGCTGCTAATCAGCGGCGGCGAAGACCGGACGATTCGCCTGTGGAGCCTGGCCAATGGCGCGGTGGTCAAGGTGCTGCCGGGGGTGTTGAGCATGATCAAGGCGATCGCCATCGGTCGCGATGGGCGCACCTTTGCCAGCGGCGGGCTAGACAACAAGGTGCGGATCTGGAGCCTGCAAACGGGCGAACAGCTTCGCCTGCTCTCAGGCCACGTCAGCGCGGTGAATGCCCTCGCCTTCCATCCCGACAGCCTGACGCTGGCCAGCGGCAGCCGCGACAAGAGCGTCAAGATCTGGAATCTGCAAACCAGCGAACTGCTGCACAACCTCACCGACCACACCCGCGAGGTGAATGCCCTGGCGTTCAGTCCCGACGGCAAGATTCTCTTTAGCGGCAGCAGCGATGCCACGATCAAGCTGTGGGACGTGGCCAGCGGGCGGCTGATCGATACCCTGGTGGGGCATGGCGATAGCGTGAATGCGATCGCCCTCAGCGGCAATGGTCGCTATCTCGCCAGCGGCAGTTCAGACAATACGGTGCGGGTGTGGCAGCATTGA
- a CDS encoding DUF3593 domain-containing protein, which produces MFSKETLFALSLFPYLGFLWFLTKAGNTPRLALVGFYMTLVFVAVTIPAGIYAERVVGESLANVDWLHGSAEAFLTLANVLVVLGFRQGIVQRRSPDLGQDSSAHVPKS; this is translated from the coding sequence ATGTTTTCCAAAGAAACCCTCTTTGCCCTCTCTCTCTTTCCCTACCTCGGCTTTTTGTGGTTTTTGACGAAGGCAGGCAATACGCCCCGACTGGCGCTGGTGGGGTTTTATATGACGCTGGTGTTTGTGGCGGTGACGATTCCGGCGGGGATTTATGCGGAGCGGGTGGTGGGTGAGTCGCTGGCTAATGTGGACTGGCTACACGGCAGCGCAGAGGCATTTTTGACCCTGGCGAATGTGCTGGTGGTGTTGGGCTTTCGACAGGGCATTGTGCAGCGGCGATCGCCCGATCTGGGGCAAGATTCCTCAGCCCACGTCCCGAAATCCTAA
- a CDS encoding BamA/TamA family outer membrane protein, whose amino-acid sequence MQRLYHLPVMSLSVLTKIAGTISVVLMSALSVQATPELLKTHQDTLHLQQDGADVAGLALLAQARQLPESLEQLEAEATRSQGRGLSGVQPSAPEPETVVAPTPDASTRAEDLWVEETLEVEPTFSPQNAPDGGEAPVLVPAQQQSSLTALDSEAIAQIPALYDFEQGNVLRFQLASDLPDPTALQSPLRRRVVRTTIQSTGLSAVASLRQPLSADSYIHLAVVGGTTALGADLGAVFGNFGANVFSQRSHLGAFKGGDRDVDLPTGDTPWIHRLGGGVEYTFSIGNEIESALGVTYQRVSVRDDFFSDNIFPRDEDGNRFTVENNGIDDLVSVDFVAAVDRRNDGAYSTEGSLLRFGASQGFLIDTDDAFTRFTGSYTHYLPLNLFGFDRGPRTLVLNVQAGTTLGDVPPYIGFNLGGNNSVRGFSGGGISTSSSFIQATAEYRFPVARLNLFNRDIDLRGILFIDYANDLGTADDVIGEPAIARDKPGEGFGFGAGLQARTPLGFGRLEFGFTDTGESRLIATFGDRF is encoded by the coding sequence ATGCAACGGCTCTACCATTTGCCTGTGATGTCGCTGAGCGTGCTGACAAAGATCGCAGGAACGATCAGCGTGGTGTTGATGTCTGCGCTGTCTGTCCAGGCAACTCCAGAACTCTTAAAAACTCATCAGGATACGCTTCATCTCCAGCAGGACGGAGCCGATGTTGCAGGACTTGCACTGCTGGCCCAGGCAAGGCAACTGCCCGAATCGCTGGAGCAGCTTGAAGCAGAGGCGACGCGCAGCCAGGGGCGGGGTCTGTCTGGTGTTCAGCCGTCTGCGCCGGAGCCAGAAACCGTCGTCGCGCCCACGCCAGACGCTTCGACCCGCGCTGAGGATTTGTGGGTCGAAGAGACGCTGGAGGTCGAGCCGACGTTTTCCCCCCAAAATGCACCGGATGGGGGTGAAGCGCCCGTCCTTGTGCCCGCTCAGCAGCAATCCTCTCTGACCGCGCTAGATTCGGAGGCGATCGCCCAAATTCCCGCCCTATACGACTTTGAGCAGGGCAATGTGCTCCGCTTTCAGCTTGCAAGTGATCTGCCCGATCCCACGGCGCTGCAAAGTCCCCTGCGACGGCGCGTGGTGCGGACGACGATCCAAAGCACGGGGCTGTCAGCGGTGGCCAGCCTGCGACAACCCCTCAGCGCAGACAGCTACATTCACCTGGCGGTGGTGGGCGGCACTACGGCGCTGGGAGCCGACCTGGGCGCGGTGTTTGGCAACTTTGGCGCGAATGTGTTTAGCCAGCGATCGCACTTGGGCGCGTTCAAAGGGGGCGATCGCGACGTAGACCTGCCCACAGGCGATACGCCCTGGATTCACCGACTGGGCGGCGGCGTGGAATATACCTTTTCCATTGGCAATGAAATCGAGTCGGCGCTAGGCGTGACCTATCAGCGAGTGTCGGTGCGCGACGATTTCTTTTCAGACAATATTTTCCCCAGAGACGAAGACGGCAATCGCTTCACCGTAGAAAATAATGGGATTGACGATCTAGTCAGCGTGGACTTTGTGGCAGCGGTCGATCGCCGCAACGATGGAGCCTATTCTACTGAAGGCTCTCTGCTGCGGTTTGGGGCAAGCCAGGGCTTTCTAATCGACACGGACGATGCCTTTACCCGGTTCACTGGCTCCTATACCCACTACCTGCCATTGAACCTGTTCGGCTTTGATCGGGGGCCTCGGACGCTGGTGTTAAACGTGCAGGCGGGCACAACCCTGGGCGATGTGCCGCCCTATATTGGCTTTAACCTGGGCGGCAACAACTCGGTGCGGGGCTTTTCGGGCGGCGGCATCAGCACCAGCAGCAGCTTTATCCAAGCCACTGCGGAATATCGCTTTCCGGTTGCCCGGTTGAACCTGTTTAACCGCGATATCGACCTGCGCGGCATCCTGTTCATCGACTACGCCAATGACCTGGGCACGGCCGATGACGTGATCGGCGAACCCGCCATCGCCCGCGACAAACCCGGCGAGGGTTTTGGCTTTGGGGCAGGGTTGCAAGCCCGCACGCCGCTGGGCTTTGGTCGGCTAGAGTTTGGCTTTACCGACACGGGCGAGAGCAGGCTGATTGCCACCTTTGGCGATCGCTTCTAG
- the sir gene encoding sulfite reductase, ferredoxin dependent: protein MSPTSTPAAPKVSKVEGIKERSHGLREPVATELRQDTTHFTEDAVQILKFHGSYQQDNRDNRVKGQEKDYQFMLRTRSPGGMIPAQLYLALDTLSEQYGNHTLRATTRQGFQIHGILKKNLKTVMATIVRNLGSTLGACGDLNRNVMAPPAPFKDRPEYALAWEYANNIADLLTPQTGAYYEIWLDGEKVISAEEHPDVVAARQRNGNRTIFHDHEEPIYGTQYMPRKFKACVTVPGDNSVDLFSQDLGLVVITDDQGNLEGFNIYAGGGLGRTHNKEETFARVADPIGYVDKADIYDAVKAIVATQRDYGDRAERRHARMKYLIHDWGVDKFRSMVESYLGKPLQPLRPLPPFEYKDFLGWHEQGDGKLFLGISVENGRVKDEGAFQLKTALREIEQTFALPMRLTPHQNILLHDIAPGDRPKIQAILTRCGIQAETDIDTLVRYSMACPALPTCGLAIAESERALPTVLERIRALLDRVGLPDEHFVVRMTGCPNGCARPYLAEIGFVGQAPDAYQLWLGADPHQTRLGLVYMDKMPIQDLEKTLEPLFVFFKQKRNANESFGDFAHRVGLEALRQFAATYKPGQVAKPARPGKARYRIGIRDEVYEKLKAIATDKGLSMTDITTQALEEYLKQFGR from the coding sequence ATGTCTCCTACTTCCACACCCGCCGCTCCCAAAGTTTCCAAGGTCGAAGGCATCAAAGAGCGCAGCCACGGGCTGAGGGAACCCGTCGCCACCGAGCTGCGGCAAGACACCACCCACTTCACCGAAGATGCGGTGCAGATCCTCAAGTTTCACGGCTCCTATCAGCAAGACAACCGCGACAACCGGGTCAAAGGCCAGGAGAAAGACTATCAGTTTATGCTGCGGACGCGCAGCCCCGGCGGCATGATTCCTGCCCAGCTTTATCTGGCGCTGGACACGCTCTCGGAGCAATATGGCAACCACACGCTGCGGGCGACAACGCGGCAAGGCTTCCAGATTCACGGCATCCTCAAAAAGAACCTGAAAACGGTGATGGCCACTATCGTCCGCAATCTGGGGTCTACGCTTGGGGCTTGCGGCGATCTGAATCGCAACGTTATGGCCCCACCCGCCCCGTTCAAGGATCGCCCCGAATATGCGCTGGCGTGGGAGTATGCAAACAACATCGCTGACCTGCTCACGCCGCAGACGGGAGCCTATTATGAAATTTGGCTGGATGGCGAAAAGGTAATTTCTGCTGAGGAGCATCCCGACGTGGTGGCGGCCCGCCAGCGCAACGGCAACCGCACCATCTTTCACGACCACGAAGAGCCGATCTACGGTACGCAGTACATGCCCCGCAAGTTCAAGGCCTGCGTGACCGTTCCTGGCGACAACTCAGTTGATCTGTTTTCCCAAGATCTGGGGCTGGTGGTGATTACTGACGACCAGGGTAATCTGGAGGGCTTCAACATTTACGCGGGCGGCGGGCTAGGGCGGACGCACAACAAGGAGGAAACCTTTGCGCGGGTGGCTGACCCGATTGGCTATGTCGATAAAGCCGATATTTACGATGCGGTGAAGGCGATCGTGGCGACGCAGCGGGACTATGGCGATCGCGCTGAGCGCCGCCATGCCCGTATGAAGTATCTGATTCACGACTGGGGCGTGGATAAGTTTCGCAGCATGGTGGAGAGCTATCTGGGCAAGCCGCTGCAACCGCTGAGGCCCCTGCCGCCGTTTGAGTATAAGGATTTTCTGGGCTGGCATGAGCAGGGCGATGGCAAACTGTTTTTGGGTATTTCGGTGGAAAATGGCCGCGTCAAGGATGAGGGCGCGTTTCAGCTTAAAACTGCTCTGCGCGAGATTGAGCAAACCTTCGCGCTGCCCATGCGCCTGACCCCGCATCAGAACATTCTGCTGCACGACATCGCACCGGGCGATCGCCCAAAAATTCAAGCCATCCTGACCCGCTGCGGCATCCAGGCAGAAACCGACATCGATACGCTGGTGCGCTATTCCATGGCCTGTCCGGCGTTGCCCACCTGCGGGCTGGCGATCGCCGAATCTGAACGCGCCCTGCCCACCGTGCTGGAGCGGATTCGCGCCCTGCTGGATCGCGTAGGTTTGCCCGATGAGCATTTCGTCGTGCGGATGACGGGCTGCCCCAATGGCTGCGCTCGCCCCTACCTGGCGGAAATTGGCTTCGTTGGCCAAGCGCCCGATGCCTATCAGCTTTGGCTGGGAGCCGATCCGCACCAGACTCGTCTTGGCCTGGTCTACATGGACAAGATGCCGATTCAAGATCTGGAAAAAACGCTAGAGCCGCTGTTCGTCTTTTTCAAACAAAAGCGCAACGCCAACGAGAGCTTTGGGGATTTTGCCCACCGCGTTGGTCTGGAGGCTTTGCGTCAGTTTGCAGCGACGTACAAGCCTGGCCAGGTCGCCAAACCCGCCCGCCCCGGCAAGGCCCGCTACCGCATCGGCATCCGCGATGAGGTGTATGAAAAGCTGAAGGCGATCGCCACTGACAAGGGCCTCTCCATGACCGACATCACTACCCAGGCGCTAGAGGAATACCTGAAGCAGTTTGGCCGCTAG
- a CDS encoding HEAT repeat domain-containing protein, whose protein sequence is MYDNDDLSVLAAELDLDLESPLDKLDESDSETEAPKPDPDEMLALLESPQPQQRMLAARAFCELEDARAVPHLIRLLSEACPLVRVSAAYALGRNPSSEAVEPLIAQFQKDWNGYVRKGIVWALGNSRDRRVLEPLLVALKTDIPAVRLWAASALAQMSSVGYDEIIAAIPPLIEALRRDPIAAVRSNCAWSVGQLCRELPSNVVYATAIDALIEAFAEDEEMGVREDAKLSMLKLGDPRGLQVIEELEQEGF, encoded by the coding sequence ATGTACGACAATGACGACCTTTCTGTGCTGGCGGCGGAGCTAGATCTTGACCTGGAAAGTCCGCTAGACAAGCTCGACGAGTCCGACAGCGAGACAGAAGCCCCCAAGCCTGATCCCGATGAAATGTTGGCGCTGCTGGAGTCGCCCCAACCTCAGCAGCGAATGCTGGCTGCACGTGCGTTTTGCGAATTGGAAGATGCGCGGGCCGTGCCGCATCTGATTCGGCTTCTGAGTGAAGCTTGTCCGCTGGTGCGGGTGAGTGCGGCCTATGCGCTGGGACGAAACCCCAGCAGCGAGGCCGTGGAGCCACTGATCGCGCAGTTTCAAAAAGACTGGAACGGCTACGTGCGAAAGGGTATCGTGTGGGCGCTGGGGAATAGCCGCGATCGCCGCGTGTTGGAGCCTCTGTTAGTGGCGCTAAAAACCGACATTCCGGCAGTCCGCCTGTGGGCCGCTAGCGCCCTGGCGCAAATGTCCTCTGTGGGATACGACGAAATCATCGCCGCCATTCCGCCGCTGATCGAAGCGCTGCGCCGCGACCCGATCGCCGCCGTGCGGAGCAACTGTGCCTGGTCGGTGGGTCAGCTTTGCCGCGAGTTGCCGTCGAATGTGGTCTATGCCACAGCGATTGATGCGCTGATCGAGGCGTTTGCCGAAGACGAAGAAATGGGTGTTCGCGAAGATGCCAAACTGTCGATGCTGAAGCTGGGCGATCCGCGTGGGCTTCAGGTGATTGAAGAACTGGAGCAGGAAGGGTTTTAG
- a CDS encoding TMEM165/GDT1 family protein, protein MFEAFVAGLLLITVSELGDKTFFIGVILATRHRRSLVFIGVVSALAAMTLISVMMGRVVSLFSPTVVHYAEIALLLAFGSQLLLKGWRMADEPCAEACEEAMETITQSEQVLIKRPTNLAVVLQAFGLTFLAEWGDRTQIATIGLAAAKNPIGVSVGAILGHAICAAIAVIGGRLIAGRLSEKTLTLLGGALFLVFAATATANGV, encoded by the coding sequence TTGTTTGAAGCGTTTGTGGCAGGGCTGCTGCTGATTACGGTTTCAGAACTGGGCGACAAGACGTTTTTCATTGGCGTGATCTTGGCAACGCGACATCGGCGATCGCTCGTTTTCATTGGCGTAGTGAGTGCGCTGGCGGCGATGACGCTGATTTCGGTGATGATGGGGCGCGTGGTGTCGCTGTTTTCCCCTACTGTTGTGCATTACGCTGAAATTGCACTGTTACTGGCGTTTGGCAGCCAGCTTTTGCTCAAGGGCTGGCGCATGGCCGACGAACCCTGCGCCGAGGCCTGCGAAGAGGCGATGGAAACCATCACGCAGTCGGAACAGGTGCTCATCAAGCGGCCGACCAATCTGGCAGTGGTTTTGCAGGCCTTTGGGCTGACATTTTTGGCAGAATGGGGCGATCGCACGCAAATTGCCACCATCGGTCTGGCGGCAGCCAAAAATCCCATCGGAGTATCGGTAGGCGCAATTTTGGGGCACGCCATCTGCGCGGCGATCGCCGTCATTGGGGGCAGGCTGATCGCAGGTCGCCTGTCGGAAAAAACGCTGACTCTGCTCGGTGGTGCGCTGTTTCTGG